The sequence AGTGTATGTGTCCATTGTAAAATATCATCCATGTTTCGCACAcagctcacctgctcctgagcccatctctgtctgtcttcaggGGAACGTGGATGCGCCTTGATCGGCCTCTGGAGGTCAGGGTTGTTGTGGTGCATGGAGGGGAGATTCAGAGACTTGGGCCTGCTGTCGTGCCGGTGGTGAGCAGGTGGGTAGTGGGTCGGGTCAGGCCTGGCGAGAGAGTAGTCACTCGGCGCggggtcctgcagcagctcctctgggctTTGGTCGGTACCGCTGCTTAGACTCCCCATGCTCATACTCATCTTGATCTCAGCGACAATTTGGTCAAtgtcctcctccgcctcctcgccTGTCTCCCGCTCTACCACCACCACTTTACGGCCACGGTACGGAGAGACTCGCACTGAGTTTCCATTGTCCTCGGGGGCATAGTAGTCTCCGGTGTAGGCCCTTCCgtgtctctcctcctcgtcaccttcctcatcttcctcctcattaGGGAAGTACTCCtcgctctctgcctcctcctcctcacctcggTTTTGCAGGGGGTCTTGCAGGGAGGGTTTGTGGTGGTGATGGTCCAGGATGGGTTCCGGCCTTCCGTTGTATATCTGCTCATCCGGGTCTTGCTCCACCACTTCGCAGCGAACCTTCCCCTCTTCCTCAACCCACTCCTCCACCCTGTGCCTCTCTCGCCCAGCCCACTGCTCCTGCCTGACCTCGCCCTCCCCTCTCCACTCCTCGCTTGCATTTTCATCACCCTCTCTCCACTCTTCCctagcctcctcctcctcttcttgtctcCACTCTTCCctagcctcctcctcctcttcctgtctccacTCTTCCctagcctcctcctcctcctcttctctccactcttCCCTAGccaactcctcctcttctctccactcttccctaaccacttcctcctcctctctccactcttCCCTCACtgttccctctgcctcctcatcTTCCACCCATTCTTCCTCTCTTACCTGTACCCCTCCCTCACCCTTTTCCTCTGCAGCCGAACCTTCCACAGCCTCCTGGCATTCGTCTGTGTGGGGTTCAATGGGCTGCGTGGTGCTGGCGCCGTCCCCCTGGCTGTGGCTCTCGCTTTGGTTGCAGTCACCCTGGCTGCTACAGTCCATCACACCCTCCAGGTAGCTGTCATCCTCTGGGCAGTAGCGAATGTAGTAAGTCAcaccctcgtcttcctctgccAGTCCTGGAGTGTTTATGGTCACAAACAGACATGTTTCTTAATATCTTTGGGTCATCTCTGAATCATATTTGATTCTCCATTAATCTCAAACCACTTACTAACACTGGGAGCCATGGTTttcaagtttgttttcatgggGGACTTGACATGAAAGAAAGTGTGTACGAATCCTCTTTTTGTTTACCCAACATTCTTATATAGAGGCTTAATCAGAATCTTAATAATTGGTGGAAGTGGATAAGTGGAATTGATAATTCAAAATAACAACGAGGAAAGTGGAGGAAAGATTCTTGCAATGCTTACAATAATGAAGATGGTTGACGTCAGACTCACCGTCATCATAGTCCTCGTCATCTGAGGTGTTGTTGATATAGTCCGAGCTGGAGTCATCATCCAGGCTGTCAGCTCCACCGTGGACTTCTGCCGGGTGATGGTGGTCTTTTTCATGTTCCTGCTCATGTTCTGCCGTAGAGTGTGTCACTGGCAGCGGATCCTCCCGTTCTGCGTCTGCTTGGGGGCTGTaccgcttcacctccacctctgtgtccacattcacatccacatccacattcacatccacatccacatccacatccacatccacatccacatccacctccacctctgtgtccacagccacatccacctccacctctgaaTGACTGCGACCCACGTCTTGGGTCTCGGCAGAGGAATAGTGTGCCTTGAAGGAGCGGGGGAGAGGTTTCGGATCACGCCGCACTTTGGGGTAGCGAACTGGGCGTTGTCGAGGGGGGAGGGGTTTCATGTCACATGGCTCTGTAGGACGAGGGGCAGGACAGGACACAGGACCTGGAGCAGCCATACTGCTTCCTCCACTCGTCCCAGGCCTCTTCCTGTGAGCCATGATTGCCGCCTTACAGGCCATGCATTTTTATCGGTTTGATCctgggaaagagaaggagacagggGGGCACAGCTTTAGAGCAACATCAAATACAACTGTTAAT comes from Platichthys flesus chromosome 1, fPlaFle2.1, whole genome shotgun sequence and encodes:
- the apba2b gene encoding amyloid-beta A4 precursor protein-binding family A member 2 isoform X1 — translated: MACKAAIMAHRKRPGTSGGSSMAAPGPVSCPAPRPTEPCDMKPLPPRQRPVRYPKVRRDPKPLPRSFKAHYSSAETQDVGRSHSEVEVDVAVDTEVEVDVDVDVDVDVDVDVNVDVDVNVDTEVEVKRYSPQADAEREDPLPVTHSTAEHEQEHEKDHHHPAEVHGGADSLDDDSSSDYINNTSDDEDYDDGLAEEDEGVTYYIRYCPEDDSYLEGVMDCSSQGDCNQSESHSQGDGASTTQPIEPHTDECQEAVEGSAAEEKGEGGVQVREEEWVEDEEAEGTVREEWREEEEVVREEWREEEELAREEWREEEEEEAREEWRQEEEEEAREEWRQEEEEEAREEWREGDENASEEWRGEGEVRQEQWAGRERHRVEEWVEEEGKVRCEVVEQDPDEQIYNGRPEPILDHHHHKPSLQDPLQNRGEEEEAESEEYFPNEEEDEEGDEEERHGRAYTGDYYAPEDNGNSVRVSPYRGRKVVVVERETGEEAEEDIDQIVAEIKMSMSMGSLSSGTDQSPEELLQDPAPSDYSLARPDPTHYPPAHHRHDSRPKSLNLPSMHHNNPDLQRPIKAHPRSPEDRQRWAQEQVSNGAEQPRKQQRSDLNVPLENNNVPEPTKKAASFPSFVDVPGPCEPEDLIDGIIFAANYLGSTQLLSERNPSKNIRMMQAQEAVSRVKNTDGDAQTLTEVDLFISTQRIKVLNADSQETMMDNALRTISYIADIGNIVVLMARRRMPRTASQDCIETTPGAPEAKKQYKMICHVFESEDAQLIAQSIGQAFSVAYQEFLRANGINPEDLSQKEYSDIINTQEMYNDDLIHFSNSENCKELQLEKSKGEILGVVIVESGWGSILPTVILANMMNGGPAARSGKLSIGDQIMSINNTSLVGLPLATCQGIIKGLKNQVQVKMNIVSCPPVTTVLIKRPDLKYQLGFSVQNGIICSLMRGGIAERGGVRVGHRIIEINGQSVVATAHEKIVQALSNSVGEIHMKTMPAAMFRLLTGQETPMYI
- the apba2b gene encoding amyloid-beta A4 precursor protein-binding family A member 2 isoform X2, whose translation is MACKAAIMAHRKRPGTSGGSSMAAPGPVSCPAPRPTEPCDMKPLPPRQRPVRYPKVRRDPKPLPRSFKAHYSSAETQDVGRSHSEVEVDVAVDTEVEVDVDVDVDVDVDVDVNVDVDVNVDTEVEVKRYSPQADAEREDPLPVTHSTAEHEQEHEKDHHHPAEVHGGADSLDDDSSSDYINNTSDDEDYDDGLAEEDEGVTYYIRYCPEDDSYLEGVMDCSSQGDCNQSESHSQGDGASTTQPIEPHTDECQEAVEGSAAEEKGEGGVQVREEEWVEDEEAEGTVREEWREEEEVVREEWREEEELAREEWREEEEEEAREEWRQEEEEEAREEWRQEEEEEAREEWREGDENASEEWRGEGEVRQEQWAGRERHRVEEWVEEEGKVRCEVVEQDPDEQIYNGRPEPILDHHHHKPSLQDPLQNRGEEEEAESEEYFPNEEEDEEGDEEERHGRAYTGDYYAPEDNGNSVRVSPYRGRKVVVVERETGEEAEEDIDQIVAEIKMSMSMGSLSSGTDQSPEELLQDPAPSDYSLARPDPTHYPPAHHRHDSRPKSLNLPSMHHNNPDLQRPIKAHPRSPEDRQRWAQEQVSNGAEQPRKQQRSDLNVPLENNNVPEPTKKAASFPSFVDGPCEPEDLIDGIIFAANYLGSTQLLSERNPSKNIRMMQAQEAVSRVKNTDGDAQTLTEVDLFISTQRIKVLNADSQETMMDNALRTISYIADIGNIVVLMARRRMPRTASQDCIETTPGAPEAKKQYKMICHVFESEDAQLIAQSIGQAFSVAYQEFLRANGINPEDLSQKEYSDIINTQEMYNDDLIHFSNSENCKELQLEKSKGEILGVVIVESGWGSILPTVILANMMNGGPAARSGKLSIGDQIMSINNTSLVGLPLATCQGIIKGLKNQVQVKMNIVSCPPVTTVLIKRPDLKYQLGFSVQNGIICSLMRGGIAERGGVRVGHRIIEINGQSVVATAHEKIVQALSNSVGEIHMKTMPAAMFRLLTGQETPMYI